A genomic segment from Actinomadura hallensis encodes:
- a CDS encoding TetR/AcrR family transcriptional regulator — MFAAGTDSWREYGPSQLPEVLQSALRVFAERGYEGASIRGLAAAAGLSVPGMYHHYRSKQDILVNLMEHALVDLIARCREALASAGPEPAARFDALVECMVRFHMFRRAEAFVASTELRSLEPGNRARCVALRDELQGMVADVIEEGCAAGVFSTPYPADAARAVSTLCVGVATWYREDGPLSPDQVVERQLVLLRNLVGRR; from the coding sequence ATGTTCGCGGCAGGCACGGATTCATGGCGGGAGTACGGGCCCTCGCAGCTGCCCGAGGTGCTGCAGAGCGCCCTGCGGGTGTTCGCCGAGCGCGGGTACGAGGGCGCCAGCATCCGGGGCCTGGCGGCCGCCGCCGGACTCTCGGTCCCCGGGATGTACCACCACTACCGCTCCAAGCAGGACATCCTGGTCAACCTCATGGAGCACGCCCTCGTGGACCTGATCGCCCGGTGCCGCGAGGCGCTGGCGTCGGCCGGGCCGGAGCCGGCCGCGCGGTTCGACGCGCTGGTGGAGTGCATGGTCCGGTTCCACATGTTCCGCCGGGCGGAGGCCTTCGTCGCCTCCACCGAGCTGCGCAGCCTCGAGCCCGGCAACCGGGCCCGGTGCGTCGCCCTCCGCGACGAGCTCCAGGGGATGGTGGCCGACGTGATCGAGGAGGGCTGCGCCGCCGGCGTCTTCTCGACCCCCTACCCCGCGGACGCGGCGCGGGCGGTGTCGACCCTGTGCGTCGGGGTCGCGACGTGGTACCGCGAGGACGGACCCCTCTCCCCCGACCAGGTCGTCGAGCGCCAGCTCGTCCTGCTGCGGAACCTGGTCGGACGCCGCTGA
- a CDS encoding LLM class F420-dependent oxidoreductase, protein MKLGLNFGQDFLADPDSLELAKEADRLGFSVCWAAEAYGSDAVSVLAWLAANTSRMDIGSAIMQIPARTPAMTAMTAATLDRLSGGRFRLGLGPSGPQVSEGWHGVRFDRPLGRTREYVDILERVWRRERVRAEGPHYPLPLPGGPGIPLKLIIHPVRERIPLYLAATGPKSIALAGEIADGWLALFYSSDQADEALARIREGRAAAGKDIDGFDVVATVPIAADDSAENAADRVRDYVALYVGGMGSREKNFYNDIAVRMGFPDEARLIQERYLAGDKAGARAAVPFELIDRTSLIGTEERMAERMKDLADAGVTTLSLMLMDKQAPLEVKINTLRTAVKAWERSGTAE, encoded by the coding sequence ATGAAGCTGGGGCTCAATTTCGGCCAGGACTTCTTGGCGGACCCAGACAGCCTGGAGCTGGCCAAGGAGGCCGACCGGCTCGGATTCTCGGTCTGCTGGGCGGCGGAGGCGTACGGCTCGGACGCCGTGTCCGTACTCGCCTGGCTGGCGGCGAACACCAGCCGGATGGACATCGGCAGTGCGATCATGCAGATTCCGGCTCGCACGCCGGCGATGACCGCGATGACCGCGGCGACCCTCGACCGGCTGTCCGGAGGCCGGTTCCGGCTCGGCCTGGGGCCCTCCGGACCTCAGGTGTCCGAGGGTTGGCACGGCGTCCGGTTCGACCGGCCTCTGGGCCGGACCCGCGAGTACGTCGACATCCTGGAGCGGGTGTGGCGGCGCGAGCGAGTAAGGGCGGAGGGACCTCACTACCCGCTGCCGCTCCCCGGGGGGCCGGGGATCCCGCTCAAGCTCATCATCCACCCGGTGCGCGAGCGGATTCCGCTGTATCTCGCGGCCACCGGCCCGAAGTCGATCGCGCTCGCCGGGGAGATCGCGGACGGGTGGCTGGCGCTCTTCTACTCCTCGGACCAGGCGGACGAGGCTCTCGCGCGGATCCGTGAGGGCAGGGCCGCGGCCGGCAAGGACATCGACGGGTTCGACGTCGTCGCGACGGTGCCGATCGCGGCCGACGACTCGGCGGAGAACGCCGCGGACCGGGTCCGTGACTACGTCGCCCTCTACGTCGGCGGCATGGGAAGCCGTGAGAAGAACTTCTACAACGACATCGCCGTCCGGATGGGCTTCCCGGACGAGGCCCGGCTGATCCAGGAGCGATACCTGGCGGGAGACAAGGCCGGCGCTCGCGCGGCGGTCCCGTTCGAGCTGATCGACCGCACGTCGCTCATCGGGACCGAGGAACGAATGGCCGAGCGGATGAAGGACCTGGCGGACGCGGGGGTCACCACGCTTTCGCTGATGTTGATGGACAAGCAGGCGCCGCTCGAAGTGAAGATCAACACGCTGCGGACCGCCGTGAAGGCTTGGGAGAGATCGGGGACTGCTGAATGA
- a CDS encoding oxygenase MpaB family protein — protein MAATEYLDDRSARSAEPIGPQSLLWRIAGDSRAALPGGATGLLQLMYPPLGTAVAEQSGFFDDPFGRIWRSVPQIWATIFEPDGPERARRIRDLHLDIKGVDSSGRRFHALDPETFWWAHATFTWHMFRTAELFFPAGALTAADHDRLYAGTVAWYARYGVSMRPVPPDYAAFRETFDAFCAERLEMTAPAARSIEIARTEGIGAVPFVPSAAVRAARPVLRPLGTLVAIGCLPESVRTRFGIAWSAREQRRFDRMAALIRASARVVPRRLDQWMLLTQLRIIGAKTRKERYRPAGRAAGPEPVAE, from the coding sequence ATGGCGGCAACTGAGTACCTCGATGACCGGTCCGCGCGGTCCGCCGAACCCATCGGCCCGCAGTCGCTGCTGTGGCGGATCGCCGGCGACTCGCGGGCGGCGCTCCCGGGCGGCGCGACCGGGCTGCTGCAGCTGATGTACCCGCCGCTCGGCACGGCCGTGGCCGAGCAGTCCGGCTTCTTCGACGACCCGTTCGGCCGGATCTGGCGGTCGGTCCCGCAGATCTGGGCCACGATCTTCGAGCCGGACGGGCCGGAGCGCGCCCGCAGGATCCGCGACCTGCACCTCGACATCAAGGGCGTGGACTCCTCAGGCCGTAGGTTCCACGCCCTGGACCCCGAGACGTTCTGGTGGGCGCACGCCACGTTCACCTGGCACATGTTCCGGACGGCCGAGCTGTTCTTCCCGGCCGGCGCGCTCACCGCCGCCGACCACGACCGCCTCTACGCCGGGACGGTCGCCTGGTACGCGCGGTACGGCGTGAGCATGCGCCCGGTGCCTCCCGACTACGCGGCCTTCCGGGAGACGTTCGACGCGTTCTGCGCCGAACGCCTGGAGATGACCGCTCCCGCCGCCCGGTCCATCGAGATCGCCCGCACGGAGGGCATCGGCGCCGTCCCGTTCGTGCCGTCCGCGGCCGTCCGGGCGGCGCGGCCGGTCCTGCGGCCGCTGGGGACGCTGGTGGCGATCGGCTGCCTGCCCGAGTCCGTCCGGACCCGCTTCGGCATCGCGTGGTCCGCGCGCGAGCAGCGGCGCTTCGACCGCATGGCGGCGCTGATCCGCGCCTCGGCTCGCGTGGTTCCGCGGCGACTCGACCAGTGGATGCTGCTCACCCAGCTGCGCATCATCGGCGCCAAGACCCGCAAGGAGCGCTACCGCCCCGCCGGGAGGGCGGCGGGTCCCGAGCCGGTTGCGGAGTGA
- a CDS encoding 5'-methylthioadenosine/S-adenosylhomocysteine nucleosidase has protein sequence MSDIPIVVLTALDVEYEAVRRLLERPQPHTHPQGTRFEVGLLAGGRARIALGLVGKGNQPAAVLAERAVNEFSPAALLFVGVAGALHSDIAIGDVVVATHIYAFHGGTSEDDGFKSRPRVWEVSHSADQMARHIAREGAWADGLDGKEPKVHFGPIAAGEVVLNSTTSPHAHWIRQTYNDARAIEMEGAGVAQAAHLNRSLPVVVIRGISDHADGTKESADRAQWQERAVARAAAFTAALAEALAAEEPPRRGPADTKETPEMSQTISNVAKDNARVGVQAGHVQGGIRMSAGREDPVDPAAAIAELAVRLRRARTAGQLDEDTYRAAEAELTTARETLRTTGPQDVGAVTLALKKVRGLVGDVAALSAEVASVIALIQGLS, from the coding sequence ATGAGCGACATTCCGATCGTCGTTCTCACGGCACTCGACGTGGAGTACGAGGCCGTCCGCAGGCTTCTGGAGAGACCGCAGCCGCACACGCACCCGCAGGGCACACGTTTCGAGGTGGGCCTGCTGGCGGGCGGCCGGGCGCGCATCGCATTGGGCCTCGTCGGAAAGGGCAACCAGCCCGCGGCGGTACTGGCCGAACGCGCCGTCAACGAGTTCTCTCCGGCGGCGTTGCTGTTCGTGGGGGTCGCCGGGGCACTTCACTCCGACATCGCCATCGGCGACGTGGTGGTGGCCACCCACATTTACGCGTTCCACGGCGGAACGAGTGAAGACGACGGGTTCAAGAGCCGCCCCCGCGTCTGGGAGGTGTCGCACAGCGCCGACCAGATGGCCCGGCACATTGCGCGCGAAGGCGCCTGGGCGGACGGTCTCGACGGCAAGGAACCCAAGGTGCACTTCGGACCGATCGCAGCGGGCGAAGTGGTGCTGAACTCGACGACTTCGCCGCACGCGCATTGGATCCGGCAGACCTACAACGACGCGCGCGCAATAGAGATGGAAGGCGCGGGAGTGGCTCAGGCCGCTCATCTCAACAGATCTCTGCCCGTGGTCGTGATCCGGGGCATCAGCGATCACGCCGACGGCACCAAGGAGAGCGCGGACCGGGCGCAATGGCAGGAGCGCGCGGTGGCCCGCGCAGCGGCGTTCACCGCCGCACTGGCAGAGGCCCTGGCCGCCGAGGAGCCGCCACGGCGCGGACCGGCCGATACGAAAGAGACACCGGAGATGAGCCAGACGATCAGCAACGTCGCCAAGGACAACGCACGGGTGGGCGTGCAGGCCGGACACGTGCAGGGAGGCATCCGAATGTCCGCCGGGAGGGAAGATCCCGTCGACCCCGCTGCGGCGATCGCCGAACTCGCCGTCCGGCTCCGGCGGGCACGGACGGCGGGCCAACTCGACGAGGACACCTACCGTGCGGCCGAGGCGGAACTCACCACCGCCCGTGAGACCCTGCGCACGACGGGCCCGCAGGACGTCGGTGCGGTGACGCTGGCGCTGAAGAAGGTGCGAGGGCTCGTCGGCGACGTGGCCGCCCTGTCCGCGGAAGTGGCGAGCGTCATCGCCCTGATCCAAGGCCTGTCATGA
- a CDS encoding TetR/AcrR family transcriptional regulator, protein MTEPTSVQGAPREEAESRGVTGRPLNARGARLNRRGLETRARVIGTAIDVLADSERGGEASANLIAKRAGVTWGTVQHQFGGVDGLWAAVLEELAGQGDMLPWKDMDDGSVAERMNRIVDALWSGLDSTPGRAVATLRSLLPRNTAELTRSYPRTAEQLALWDRRWRRAYARAFRGLVVDAYRLERVRHLLPAAVNGLYLEKHLSTWTDIDDARAVLAESVAHYLDPRP, encoded by the coding sequence GTGACCGAGCCCACGTCCGTCCAGGGCGCCCCGCGGGAGGAGGCGGAGAGCCGCGGCGTCACCGGCCGCCCGCTCAACGCGAGGGGCGCCCGGCTCAACCGGCGGGGCCTGGAGACGCGCGCCCGGGTGATCGGGACCGCGATCGACGTCCTCGCCGACAGCGAGCGCGGCGGCGAGGCGAGCGCCAACCTCATCGCGAAACGGGCCGGAGTCACCTGGGGGACGGTCCAGCACCAGTTCGGCGGCGTCGACGGGCTCTGGGCCGCGGTCCTCGAGGAACTGGCGGGCCAGGGCGACATGCTTCCCTGGAAGGACATGGACGACGGGTCCGTCGCCGAGCGGATGAACCGGATCGTCGACGCCCTCTGGTCCGGCCTCGACTCGACCCCCGGCCGCGCGGTGGCGACGCTGCGGAGCCTGCTGCCCCGCAACACGGCCGAGCTCACCCGGTCGTACCCACGGACGGCCGAACAGCTCGCCCTCTGGGACCGCCGGTGGCGGCGCGCGTACGCGCGGGCGTTCCGCGGCCTCGTCGTGGACGCCTACCGCCTGGAGCGCGTGCGCCACCTCCTGCCGGCCGCCGTCAACGGCCTCTACCTGGAAAAGCACCTGAGCACCTGGACCGACATCGACGACGCCCGAGCCGTCCTCGCCGAATCAGTAGCCCACTACCTCGACCCCCGCCCCTGA
- a CDS encoding NUDIX hydrolase translates to MAEDRWTPPEVMLAVDLVILTLRESLLHVLLVRRGIDPYAGAWALPGGFLQHVEEDITAAARRELAEETAMEAETLHLEHLGVYGAPHRDPRGRVVSVAFLAIAPRLPEPTAGTDAAGAQWQPVDRVLSGGLDLAFDHLRIVEDGVERARAKLEYSSLATAFCGPKFTITELQRVYEAVWGIRLDPRNFYRKVQRTSGFIVAAGPDRKGATGRPARLFKAGPQQVLNPPMVRPVSPSNSRGSEQ, encoded by the coding sequence ATGGCCGAGGACCGCTGGACGCCGCCCGAAGTCATGCTCGCCGTCGATCTGGTGATCTTGACGCTGCGCGAGTCGCTCCTCCATGTGCTGCTGGTCCGGCGCGGCATCGACCCTTACGCGGGAGCTTGGGCCCTGCCGGGCGGCTTTCTGCAGCACGTCGAAGAGGACATCACCGCCGCGGCCCGGCGAGAACTCGCGGAGGAGACCGCCATGGAGGCCGAGACGCTGCATCTGGAGCACCTGGGCGTCTACGGTGCTCCGCACCGGGATCCGCGGGGACGCGTGGTGTCCGTCGCCTTCCTGGCGATCGCACCCAGGCTCCCCGAACCGACCGCCGGAACCGACGCGGCCGGTGCCCAGTGGCAGCCGGTGGACCGGGTGCTCTCCGGCGGCCTGGACCTCGCCTTCGACCACCTGCGGATCGTCGAGGACGGCGTCGAGAGGGCCCGTGCCAAGCTCGAGTACTCGTCGCTCGCGACGGCGTTCTGCGGCCCGAAGTTCACGATCACCGAGCTCCAGCGGGTCTACGAGGCGGTGTGGGGGATACGCCTCGACCCCCGCAACTTCTACCGCAAGGTCCAGAGGACCAGCGGCTTCATCGTGGCCGCCGGTCCGGACCGCAAAGGTGCGACCGGGAGGCCCGCCCGGCTGTTCAAAGCGGGTCCGCAGCAGGTCCTGAATCCGCCGATGGTCCGGCCGGTCTCACCGTCGAACTCGAGGGGATCCGAACAATGA
- a CDS encoding acyl-CoA dehydrogenase family protein translates to MSQVQSVVDATRKFVQDEVLPLDDEFDGDIEAAGGDEARRRLQAAARDAGLLSPHGPEEYGGLGLNMTDRAPVFEEAGYSLFGPVALNINAPDEGNVHLLDCVATAEQRERYLKPLVRGEWRSAFAMTEPAPGAGSDPSALTTRARRVDGGWLINGRKHFITGADGADFFIIMARTSGEPGDAGGASMFLAPADREGIELTRHIGTIDVSMLGGHCELVFTDVFVPDEDVLGDIDQGFRAAQVRLGPARMTHVMRWTGAARRAHEVAVRYAADRTAFGSRLADLGMAQQLIADNEIDLAATRALLREACAELDAGGRASKSTSIAKTFAAEALNRVVDRAVQLCGGLGVSRDLPVAKIARELRPFRIYDGPSEVHRWSIAKRAVRDYGEGEPR, encoded by the coding sequence ATGTCGCAGGTTCAGAGCGTGGTCGACGCGACGCGCAAGTTCGTCCAGGACGAGGTCCTGCCGCTGGACGACGAGTTCGACGGCGATATCGAGGCGGCCGGGGGCGACGAGGCCCGCCGGCGCCTGCAGGCGGCCGCGCGCGACGCGGGGCTCCTGTCCCCGCACGGCCCTGAGGAGTACGGCGGTCTGGGGCTGAACATGACCGACCGCGCCCCGGTGTTCGAGGAGGCCGGCTATTCGCTCTTCGGCCCGGTCGCCCTCAACATCAACGCGCCGGACGAGGGCAACGTCCACCTCCTGGACTGCGTCGCCACCGCCGAGCAGCGCGAGCGCTACCTCAAGCCCCTGGTCCGGGGCGAGTGGCGGTCCGCCTTCGCGATGACCGAGCCGGCGCCTGGTGCGGGCTCGGACCCCTCGGCGCTGACCACCCGGGCCCGGCGGGTGGACGGCGGGTGGCTGATCAACGGCCGCAAGCACTTCATCACCGGCGCCGACGGCGCGGACTTCTTCATCATCATGGCCCGCACCAGCGGCGAACCGGGAGACGCCGGCGGCGCGAGCATGTTCCTGGCCCCCGCGGACCGGGAGGGCATCGAGCTGACCCGCCACATCGGCACCATCGACGTCTCGATGCTGGGCGGCCACTGCGAGCTGGTGTTCACCGACGTGTTCGTCCCCGACGAGGACGTCCTGGGCGACATCGACCAGGGCTTCCGGGCCGCCCAGGTGCGGCTCGGCCCGGCCCGGATGACGCACGTCATGCGGTGGACGGGCGCCGCCCGGCGGGCGCACGAGGTCGCCGTCCGGTACGCGGCCGACCGCACGGCGTTCGGGTCCCGGCTCGCCGACCTCGGCATGGCGCAGCAGCTCATCGCCGACAACGAGATCGACCTGGCCGCGACCCGCGCGCTGCTGCGCGAGGCGTGCGCCGAGCTGGACGCCGGCGGACGCGCGTCCAAGTCGACCTCGATCGCCAAGACCTTCGCGGCCGAGGCGCTCAACCGCGTGGTCGACCGGGCCGTCCAGTTGTGCGGCGGTCTCGGCGTGTCCCGGGACCTCCCCGTCGCCAAGATCGCCCGCGAGCTGCGCCCGTTCCGGATCTACGACGGCCCCTCGGAGGTGCACCGCTGGTCGATCGCCAAGCGCGCGGTGCGGGACTACGGCGAGGGCGAGCCCCGGTGA
- a CDS encoding PaaI family thioesterase produces the protein MTSRRSSLDASAAHAGGFFLDDTPTEEVDRREAVLESLAGTVRDLVDAAIRTTVEDEEVLRVRDDLAALVARLRASQLPGPAGVRFNADRRSWNWGNAVVGAANGIAPPLRVVHGPDGCHADVRLGAAYEGPPGLVHGGVSAMLLDHIMGETASGRRRTAFTGTLTMRYRRGTPLGPLRLEARVVREEGRKIFVDGSISDAGGVTVEAEGIFIQPAGTPEFPRT, from the coding sequence ATGACGAGCCGCCGTTCCTCCCTCGACGCGTCCGCGGCGCACGCCGGCGGTTTCTTCCTCGACGACACGCCCACCGAGGAGGTCGACCGCCGGGAAGCGGTGCTGGAGTCGCTGGCCGGCACCGTCCGCGACCTGGTCGACGCCGCGATCCGCACGACGGTCGAGGACGAGGAGGTCCTGCGGGTCCGCGACGACCTCGCCGCGCTCGTCGCGAGGCTGCGCGCCTCCCAGCTGCCCGGTCCGGCCGGGGTCAGGTTCAACGCCGACCGGCGGTCCTGGAACTGGGGCAACGCCGTGGTGGGCGCGGCGAACGGGATCGCCCCGCCCCTCCGCGTCGTCCACGGCCCGGACGGCTGCCACGCCGACGTGCGTCTGGGCGCGGCCTACGAGGGTCCCCCGGGGCTGGTGCACGGCGGGGTGTCCGCCATGCTCCTCGACCACATCATGGGCGAGACGGCGTCCGGTAGGCGCCGGACGGCCTTCACGGGGACGCTCACCATGCGCTACCGGCGCGGCACGCCCCTCGGCCCGCTCCGCCTCGAGGCGAGGGTCGTCCGCGAGGAGGGCCGCAAGATCTTCGTGGACGGCTCGATCTCCGACGCCGGCGGCGTGACCGTCGAGGCCGAGGGGATCTTCATTCAGCCCGCGGGCACTCCCGAGTTCCCACGCACATAG
- a CDS encoding long-chain-fatty-acid--CoA ligase gives MFPGTMMDEPLLLKSIVERAEAMFGDQTLVSYTDDGPTEMTYAELVSRVRRLASALVKQGIGVGDRVATFAWNIREHLELYLAVPSIGAVLHPLNIRLHQSELSFIMEHAGDSMVVMEDRLADRLPRPGDHVREVVIGGAVAGRPEALAYEELIESGDPDFEFPRIPEHSACTMCYTGGTTGSPKGVVYTHRSTVLHTILESLPDYYGIRESDVVVPFVPMFHANAWGLPYAALMTGAKLVLPGAVTAPEKIAQMLSEQRATFAAGVPTIWHGVGELRELPDLSSLRMVVAGGAPLSEAFLKRYDELGIPVIQGFGMTEANPLLAVGGVPARSKAQGEELLRIRQSQGRLLPFVDFRIDEASGGELQLRGPTIAAGYYNAPEVTSEKFTEDGWMRTGDVAEVSPEGIVRIVDRTKDLIKSGGEWIPSVELEDAIVSHPAVNEAVVVAVSDARWGERPAAFVVLRPDARLDAEELRAHLAERVAKWWIPDLIEFTDAIPRTSIGKLDKKVMRVRAAEVVDRRQASPEGREPDTVTATKEKQER, from the coding sequence GTGTTCCCCGGCACGATGATGGACGAACCGCTTCTCCTGAAAAGCATCGTCGAACGGGCCGAAGCCATGTTCGGAGACCAGACGCTGGTCTCCTACACCGATGACGGTCCGACCGAGATGACCTATGCGGAACTCGTGTCCCGGGTACGGCGCCTGGCCTCCGCCCTGGTGAAGCAAGGGATCGGTGTCGGCGACCGGGTCGCGACCTTCGCGTGGAACATCAGGGAGCACCTTGAGCTCTATCTGGCGGTTCCCTCGATCGGCGCCGTTCTTCACCCCTTGAACATCCGGCTCCACCAAAGCGAACTGTCCTTCATCATGGAGCACGCCGGCGACAGCATGGTGGTGATGGAGGACCGCCTCGCCGACCGGCTTCCCCGCCCGGGAGACCATGTCCGAGAAGTGGTCATCGGCGGGGCGGTGGCCGGACGTCCGGAAGCTCTGGCGTACGAGGAACTGATCGAGTCGGGCGACCCGGACTTCGAGTTTCCGCGGATCCCGGAGCATTCCGCGTGCACGATGTGCTACACGGGCGGGACGACCGGATCGCCCAAGGGGGTCGTGTACACGCACCGTTCCACGGTGCTGCACACCATCCTCGAGAGCCTTCCGGACTACTACGGCATCCGGGAATCGGACGTGGTCGTGCCGTTCGTGCCCATGTTCCATGCGAACGCCTGGGGGCTTCCCTACGCGGCACTGATGACAGGCGCCAAGCTCGTCCTGCCGGGTGCGGTCACGGCCCCGGAGAAGATCGCGCAAATGCTGTCCGAGCAGAGGGCGACCTTCGCAGCGGGCGTTCCGACCATCTGGCACGGTGTCGGGGAGCTGCGGGAACTTCCTGATCTGTCGTCGCTGAGGATGGTCGTCGCCGGCGGCGCGCCGCTCTCCGAGGCGTTCCTCAAGCGCTACGACGAACTGGGCATCCCGGTCATCCAGGGCTTCGGCATGACCGAGGCGAATCCGCTGCTGGCGGTGGGCGGCGTTCCCGCCCGCTCGAAGGCCCAGGGCGAGGAACTCCTCCGCATCCGCCAGTCGCAGGGACGCCTGCTGCCGTTCGTCGACTTCCGTATCGACGAGGCGAGCGGCGGCGAGCTCCAGTTGCGCGGCCCGACGATCGCAGCGGGCTACTACAACGCTCCGGAGGTCACCTCGGAGAAGTTCACCGAGGACGGCTGGATGCGCACCGGAGACGTCGCCGAGGTGAGCCCCGAGGGCATCGTCCGGATCGTCGACCGCACCAAGGACCTCATCAAGTCCGGTGGTGAGTGGATCCCGTCGGTCGAGCTGGAGGACGCCATCGTCTCGCACCCGGCGGTGAACGAAGCGGTCGTCGTGGCGGTCAGCGACGCACGCTGGGGCGAACGACCGGCCGCGTTCGTGGTGCTGCGGCCGGACGCGCGGCTCGACGCGGAAGAACTCCGCGCGCACCTCGCCGAACGGGTGGCCAAGTGGTGGATCCCCGACCTGATCGAATTCACCGACGCCATCCCGCGGACCAGCATCGGCAAGCTCGACAAGAAGGTCATGCGCGTCCGTGCCGCCGAGGTCGTCGACCGCAGGCAGGCCTCGCCCGAGGGGCGGGAACCGGACACAGTAACTGCGACGAAGGAGAAGCAGGAGCGATGA
- a CDS encoding SDR family NAD(P)-dependent oxidoreductase: MDGKVAVVTGGGRGLGRAFAHALGAEGAKVVVASRSAASLEKVVAEAGEAGFEAFARPTDVTSEESVEGLISDTVERFGGIDILVNNSGIVMTRRLVEMSLEDWNALIDTNLRGTFLATRAAGRRMIDQGRGGKIINIASNFGLKGIPNHVGYSASKAGVVGFTRSAAIEWARHNIQVNALAPGYFVTDMNAEVRSDKDLEQRILRTIPARRMAAPDELSTWIVALAGPASDFMTGEVIVIDGGQTVS, from the coding sequence TTGGACGGCAAGGTCGCAGTCGTGACCGGAGGAGGCCGGGGGCTGGGCCGTGCCTTCGCGCACGCGCTCGGCGCCGAGGGCGCCAAGGTGGTCGTGGCCTCGAGAAGTGCCGCTTCACTCGAGAAGGTGGTCGCCGAAGCGGGCGAAGCCGGCTTCGAAGCGTTCGCGCGGCCGACGGACGTGACGTCGGAAGAGTCGGTGGAGGGCCTGATCAGCGATACCGTCGAGCGTTTCGGCGGCATCGACATCCTCGTCAACAACTCGGGCATCGTCATGACGAGGCGCCTGGTGGAGATGAGCCTTGAGGACTGGAACGCTCTCATCGACACCAACCTGCGAGGCACGTTCCTGGCCACCCGCGCCGCGGGGCGTCGCATGATCGACCAGGGCCGGGGAGGAAAGATCATCAACATCGCCTCCAACTTCGGCCTCAAGGGGATTCCGAACCACGTCGGCTACTCCGCCTCGAAGGCCGGCGTCGTCGGCTTCACGCGTTCCGCGGCGATCGAGTGGGCACGGCACAACATCCAGGTCAACGCCCTCGCCCCCGGCTACTTCGTCACGGACATGAACGCCGAGGTCCGGAGCGACAAGGATCTCGAGCAGCGCATCCTCCGCACGATCCCGGCCCGCCGGATGGCGGCCCCCGACGAGCTGTCGACCTGGATCGTCGCGCTGGCCGGGCCGGCATCGGACTTCATGACGGGCGAGGTCATCGTCATCGACGGGGGGCAGACCGTCTCCTGA
- a CDS encoding phosphotransferase family protein yields the protein MSAPAGQSTTELTERELAGIAAVMREAGVGLAGPLQADLITGGRSNLTYRLTDGESRWVMRTPPRVGRTPSAHDVAREYRVTAALGQTDVPVPPAVVLCEDESLIGGAFAVAEFVPGTTVQTRDQLQALDDAALQAAVTDLVATLAALHRVDHVAVGLERFGRPDGYAARQLKRWTGQWELVGAEELRPLADELSSRLAASVPEQRATGIVHGDYRIDNTILDLESGPRVAAVVDWELSTIGDPVADVAMMCAYRHPIFDLIVGEPSAWASDRLPQPDDLAAAYEAAGGVRLADWNFHLALAYFKIGVIAAGIDYRFRAGAASGKGFDTTGQTVETYLDLGLKTLNSVS from the coding sequence GTGAGCGCACCGGCCGGGCAGAGCACCACCGAGCTCACCGAGCGGGAACTGGCGGGCATCGCGGCCGTCATGCGCGAGGCCGGCGTCGGCCTGGCCGGTCCGCTCCAGGCGGATCTGATCACCGGAGGCCGCTCCAACCTCACCTACCGGCTGACCGACGGGGAGTCCCGGTGGGTGATGCGGACTCCCCCGCGGGTCGGGCGCACCCCCTCGGCGCACGACGTCGCGCGGGAGTACCGGGTCACCGCCGCGCTCGGGCAGACGGACGTCCCCGTCCCGCCGGCGGTCGTGCTCTGCGAGGACGAGTCGCTGATCGGCGGCGCGTTCGCGGTGGCGGAGTTCGTCCCGGGCACCACCGTCCAGACCCGGGACCAGCTGCAGGCACTGGACGACGCCGCGCTTCAAGCGGCCGTCACCGACCTCGTCGCCACCCTGGCGGCGCTGCACCGGGTCGACCACGTCGCGGTCGGCCTGGAACGCTTCGGCCGCCCCGACGGGTACGCCGCGCGGCAGCTCAAACGCTGGACGGGCCAGTGGGAGCTCGTGGGGGCCGAAGAACTGCGGCCCCTGGCCGACGAGCTGAGCTCCCGCCTCGCCGCGTCGGTCCCCGAGCAGCGCGCCACCGGCATCGTCCACGGCGACTACCGCATCGACAACACCATCCTCGACCTGGAGTCCGGCCCGCGCGTGGCCGCCGTCGTCGACTGGGAGCTGTCCACCATCGGCGACCCCGTCGCGGACGTCGCGATGATGTGCGCCTACCGCCACCCGATCTTCGACCTGATCGTCGGCGAACCCAGCGCCTGGGCGAGCGACCGGCTGCCCCAGCCCGACGACCTGGCGGCGGCCTACGAGGCGGCGGGCGGGGTGCGCCTGGCCGACTGGAACTTCCACCTCGCCCTCGCCTACTTCAAGATCGGCGTCATCGCAGCCGGCATCGACTACCGCTTCCGCGCCGGCGCCGCCTCCGGCAAGGGCTTCGACACCACCGGCCAAACCGTCGAAACCTACCTGGACCTGGGCCTGAAGACCCTCAACTCCGTCTCCTGA